The following coding sequences are from one Homo sapiens chromosome 22 genomic scaffold, GRCh38.p14 alternate locus group ALT_REF_LOCI_1 HSCHR22_1_CTG3 window:
- the PRAME gene encoding melanoma antigen preferentially expressed in tumors isoform a (isoform a is encoded by transcript variant 1): MERRRLWGSIQSRYISMSVWTSPRRLVELAGQSLLKDEALAIAALELLPRELFPPLFMAAFDGRHSQTLKAMVQAWPFTCLPLGVLMKGQHLHLETFKAVLDGLDVLLAQEVRPRRWKLQVLDLRKNSHQDFWTVWSGNRASLYSFPEPEAAQPMTKKRKVDGLSTEAEQPFIPVEVLVDLFLKEGACDELFSYLIEKVKRKKNVLRLCCKKLKIFAMPMQDIKMILKMVQLDSIEDLEVTCTWKLPTLAKFSPYLGQMINLRRLLLSHIHASSYISPEKEEQYIAQFTSQFLSLQCLQALYVDSLFFLRGRLDQLLRHVMNPLETLSITNCRLSEGDVMHLSQSPSVSQLSVLSLSGVMLTDVSPEPLQALLERASATLQDLVFDECGITDDQLLALLPSLSHCSQLTTLSFYGNSISISALQSLLQHLIGLSNLTHVLYPVPLESYEDIHGTLHLERLAYLHARLRELLCELGRPSMVWLSANPCPHCGDRTFYDPEPILCPCFMPN, translated from the exons GGTTCCATTCAGAGCCGATACATCAGCATGAGTGTGTGGACAAGCCCACGGAGACTTGTGGAGCTGGCAGGGCAGAGCCTGCTGAAGGATGAGGCCCTGGCCATTGCCGCCCTGGAGTTGCTGCCCAGGGAGCTCTTCCCGCCACTCTTCATGGCAGCCTTTGACGGgagacacagccagaccctgAAGGCAATGGTGCAGGCCTGGCCCTTCACCTGCCTCCCTCTGGGAGTGCTGATGAAGGGACAACATCTTCACCTGGAGACCTTCAAAGCTGTGCTTGATGGACTTGATGTGCTCCTTGCCCAGGAGGTTCGCCCCAG GAGGTGGAAACTTCAAGTGCTGGATTTACGGAAGAACTCTCATCAGGACTTCTGGACTGTATGGTCTGGAAACAGGGCCAGTCTGTACTCATTTCCAGAGCCAGAAGCAGCTCAGCCCATGACAAAGAAGCGAAAAGTAGATGGTTTGAGCACAGAGGCAGAGCAGCCCTTCATTCCAGTAGAGGTGCTCGTAGACCTGTTCCTCAAGGAAGGTGCCTGTGATGAATTGTTCTCCTACCTCATTGAGAAAGTGAAGCGAAAGAAAAATGTACTACGCCTGTGCTGTAAGAAGCTGAAGATTTTTGCAATGCCCATGCAGGATATCAAGATGATCCTGAAAATGGTGCAGCTGGACTCTATTGAAGATTTGGAAGTGACTTGTACCTGGAAGCTACCCACCTTGGCGAAATTTTCTCCTTACCTGGGCCAGATGATTAATCTGCGTAGACTCCTCCTCTCCCACATCCATGCATCTTCCTACATTTCCCCGGAGAAGGAAGAGCAGTATATCGCCCAGTTCACCTCTCAGTTCCTCAGTCTGCAGTGCCTGCAGGCTCTCTATGTGgactctttatttttccttagagGCCGCCTGGATCAGTTGCTCAG GCACGTGATGAACCCCTTGGAAACCCTCTCAATAACTAACTGCCGGCTTTCGGAAGGGGATGTGATGCATCTGTCCCAGAGTCCCAGCGTCAGTCAGCTAAGTGTCCTGAGTCTAAGTGGGGTCATGCTGACCGATGTAAGTCCCGAGCCCCTCCAAGCTCTGCTGGAGAGAGCCTCTGCCACCCTCCAGGACCTGGTCTTTGATGAGTGTGGGATCACGGATGATCAGCTCCTTGCCCTCCTGCCTTccctgagccactgctcccagcttaCGACCTTAAGCTTCTACGGGAATTCCATCTCCATATCTGCCCTGCAGAGTCTCCTGCAGCACCTCATCGGGCTGAGCAATCTGACCCACGTGCTGTATCCTGTCCCCCTGGAGAGTTATGAGGACATCCATGGTACCCTCCACCTGGAGAGGCTTGCCTATCTGCATGCCAGGCTCAGGGAGTTGCTGTGTGAGTTGGGGCGGCCCAGCATGGTCTGGCTTAGTGCCAACCCCTGTCCTCACTGTGGGGACAGAACCTTCTATGACCCGGAGCCCATCCTGTGCCCCTGTTTCATGCCTAATTAG
- the PRAME gene encoding melanoma antigen preferentially expressed in tumors isoform X1: MSVWTSPRRLVELAGQSLLKDEALAIAALELLPRELFPPLFMAAFDGRHSQTLKAMVQAWPFTCLPLGVLMKGQHLHLETFKAVLDGLDVLLAQEVRPRRWKLQVLDLRKNSHQDFWTVWSGNRASLYSFPEPEAAQPMTKKRKVDGLSTEAEQPFIPVEVLVDLFLKEGACDELFSYLIEKVKRKKNVLRLCCKKLKIFAMPMQDIKMILKMVQLDSIEDLEVTCTWKLPTLAKFSPYLGQMINLRRLLLSHIHASSYISPEKEEQYIAQFTSQFLSLQCLQALYVDSLFFLRGRLDQLLRHVMNPLETLSITNCRLSEGDVMHLSQSPSVSQLSVLSLSGVMLTDVSPEPLQALLERASATLQDLVFDECGITDDQLLALLPSLSHCSQLTTLSFYGNSISISALQSLLQHLIGLSNLTHVLYPVPLESYEDIHGTLHLERLAYLHARLRELLCELGRPSMVWLSANPCPHCGDRTFYDPEPILCPCFMPN, translated from the exons ATGAGTGTGTGGACAAGCCCACGGAGACTTGTGGAGCTGGCAGGGCAGAGCCTGCTGAAGGATGAGGCCCTGGCCATTGCCGCCCTGGAGTTGCTGCCCAGGGAGCTCTTCCCGCCACTCTTCATGGCAGCCTTTGACGGgagacacagccagaccctgAAGGCAATGGTGCAGGCCTGGCCCTTCACCTGCCTCCCTCTGGGAGTGCTGATGAAGGGACAACATCTTCACCTGGAGACCTTCAAAGCTGTGCTTGATGGACTTGATGTGCTCCTTGCCCAGGAGGTTCGCCCCAG GAGGTGGAAACTTCAAGTGCTGGATTTACGGAAGAACTCTCATCAGGACTTCTGGACTGTATGGTCTGGAAACAGGGCCAGTCTGTACTCATTTCCAGAGCCAGAAGCAGCTCAGCCCATGACAAAGAAGCGAAAAGTAGATGGTTTGAGCACAGAGGCAGAGCAGCCCTTCATTCCAGTAGAGGTGCTCGTAGACCTGTTCCTCAAGGAAGGTGCCTGTGATGAATTGTTCTCCTACCTCATTGAGAAAGTGAAGCGAAAGAAAAATGTACTACGCCTGTGCTGTAAGAAGCTGAAGATTTTTGCAATGCCCATGCAGGATATCAAGATGATCCTGAAAATGGTGCAGCTGGACTCTATTGAAGATTTGGAAGTGACTTGTACCTGGAAGCTACCCACCTTGGCGAAATTTTCTCCTTACCTGGGCCAGATGATTAATCTGCGTAGACTCCTCCTCTCCCACATCCATGCATCTTCCTACATTTCCCCGGAGAAGGAAGAGCAGTATATCGCCCAGTTCACCTCTCAGTTCCTCAGTCTGCAGTGCCTGCAGGCTCTCTATGTGgactctttatttttccttagagGCCGCCTGGATCAGTTGCTCAG GCACGTGATGAACCCCTTGGAAACCCTCTCAATAACTAACTGCCGGCTTTCGGAAGGGGATGTGATGCATCTGTCCCAGAGTCCCAGCGTCAGTCAGCTAAGTGTCCTGAGTCTAAGTGGGGTCATGCTGACCGATGTAAGTCCCGAGCCCCTCCAAGCTCTGCTGGAGAGAGCCTCTGCCACCCTCCAGGACCTGGTCTTTGATGAGTGTGGGATCACGGATGATCAGCTCCTTGCCCTCCTGCCTTccctgagccactgctcccagcttaCGACCTTAAGCTTCTACGGGAATTCCATCTCCATATCTGCCCTGCAGAGTCTCCTGCAGCACCTCATCGGGCTGAGCAATCTGACCCACGTGCTGTATCCTGTCCCCCTGGAGAGTTATGAGGACATCCATGGTACCCTCCACCTGGAGAGGCTTGCCTATCTGCATGCCAGGCTCAGGGAGTTGCTGTGTGAGTTGGGGCGGCCCAGCATGGTCTGGCTTAGTGCCAACCCCTGTCCTCACTGTGGGGACAGAACCTTCTATGACCCGGAGCCCATCCTGTGCCCCTGTTTCATGCCTAATTAG